The DNA sequence GAAAGCCGCAGAATGTCTACCAGAATGTCAAGGAGTATGGTCCTATGGGCGCGGTTTACGTTTCGTTTTACTGGCTGTTCTACCTGCGTTCGCTTGTCGTCCGTTGAGGCGCCAAGGGCAGTGACCTGGAACGATGTCTCGACAGCTTTGCGTCCCTTCTACTTCATTGTGCATCCTGACATGTTCTGGAATCATCCTGCTGAAAAACAGACAAACGAGAACTCTCTCAAGCAACTCAACGCATATATAGAGTCTCTGTTGCAGAAGCAGACGGCGAGGCCATTGAATCTAAACTTCTATCTGCGTCAGGTAAAAGCCACGACAGTGCCGCCGCAGCCGTTCAAGAACGTGCAGATCAAGCTCGCTAGTCAGAACGTCCACGCTACTGTACATGATGTGTTAACTTCGTGCAGCCTTCCCACGGACCATCTTGATTCGCTCAATCCGAAACCGCAATGGAAATCGGCCAGTCGCAAGCCGGAGCACAGGCAGTCGCCGACGTCTGCGAAGTACGAATACGAGCCTCCCGTGGACGATGACTTTTTTGCTCGTCACGAGTGGACCGTGGACGGCCGCCCCAGCTATAATTTGGGACGGTTCTTACGCGACAACGTTCACACGGCTCGTGAACGTTCGGCGCTGAGCAGCCCCGCTCGAGCAGAAGCGTTTCGCCTGTCTAAGGAGACGGTGACCGAGCTGGGTCTCGAAGACCTGCGTTGGGAATGTGACTGGGGCTCTGGTCACTACCGCGGATCTCTCGAGAGCTTCCGGCGACTGTGCCAACAGCACCCCGAAGTGGCGGCCAGCTTGCGCGGCCGCACGCTGATACTTGGGAGAACAACGGGTGTCTCGCTTGACGGGCACGTCGTACTGAGCATCGAGGATGTACGCCACAGCTGGCTGTCGCTGCTGCGCTCGCTGGCCCGCTACGACGCATACGTGAGGCTGGTGCCACCCGCTGAGCGTGCCCTGTCCGAGACGCTGCGCGGGATCCGTGTCGAGCACCGTAGGTTCAAGCCAGCAGTTGCAGCCAAGGCATATGTGCAGCAGCTGAGCAAGCTAACCGTGGCACTCCATCGGTGCGTGCTTTCCAGCCTAGTATATGCAGGGAACACAGGCTCAACATAACGCTTTCCTCGAAGCTGTATGTACGCGCTGTAACTAAGTGGAGCGGTTTACAGCTAGGCCAGCAGTGTACATTTcgtttgcatttttttgtttttatgtgcTGCCAAAACAATGATAGTTGGGATTCTGATGGAATGCTGTATCAACTCAGTACAACAAAAACGGCGCCACATACCCAAACTTGTGGCAAGCCTCTTGCCTCTGACTTTATACTCCGTTTCACACATAGCAGGCAATGCTACAAAGACTAGAGAGACTGTTCTCACTGCTCACATTTGCAACCAAAAAATAGTGTGTCACATGAATGAAATATGTAGGTATGCGTAATGTAGTTCGATGTGACTTAAGTCTCATACTTTTATGCCACAAAATATGGCATTACTACATGGAAGACATTGCAAATTTAAAGCTGTTGACTGATTGAGCAGAGTGACAAGTTTGTGTGAGCAACAGCCAGAATGTACAGCTTGCAGTCATTACCAAAACACAGTACATCACACTGGATGCACAAAGGTACACAAACAATGCATAATTTGATGTGAATTTATGTCCACAAGTTGTAATGTACAAAGTAGTTATTCTATAGAAGTCGTCACAGATAAAAAAACAGCTGCACTACAAAACATGCGGAATGAGACTTCTATGACTGCACTACTTGCATAGCTTCTGCAGCATCATCTGCTAAGTATGAAACGGAGTGTAGCATGTCAGGCCAGCAAGTCGCATTGACTTTGTGATGGACAAATTAGTTGGACACTGTTGTGCCTGATTCATTGTTATTCATACCTGAAAGCAGAGATTCAACAATGTAATACGGAAGAGCAGCAGAGCAGATAAACAAATTTCTCGTGGAAACAACAAAAGCACCTTATTAAGGATATTTGTGGACAACCTCTTCATTAAAGGAGCTCTGCCATGTTTCTTTTATTCTGCTGTAGCCTGTTGAGTCATCTTAGTCGTCATTGTGGCACAAAGAGCAGGAGGTATGCTGGGAGCAAACTGCTGATTGTCAGCAACAAGGAAGACCTTGAGTGTTGCTCTTTTTACAGACACATCTGGATCAAGGGTTTCCCTAGTGACTGGCCAGCACGTCTCACAGACCACCAGTTGGGCGTTGAATGTGAGGCAGGCCCTCTGATGCTGTCGCCTACGGGACAGTTCTTGGCTCCAGCCTCCTGCCCACCAGCACTTCTCCTGGATTTTGTTGGTTCACAGTTGTCCACGGCTGAACAGAGACGCCTCCTTTACAGAAGCCAGCGGCGCTTTGAAACACAGTTGCATCAGCTCTGTATCGAAACACTCAACCTGGAGTCACTTTCCAAAGAGGATGATGTTACGCCGGACCGGATGGTGCTTTGCTGCGAGCGGCTCCTCAGGGCAGCATTGTGGCTAGAACCACTGCTGAGTGGCTGTCGTCTCCATGTGTCTCACTACTGCTCCGTCCTGCAAGATGGCCTTATCTGTCTCCCTTGGGACTGGCATGAGTAGTAGGAATGGCTTTTGCTTACGTACCGGCCGATAGACCACAGCATGTGTCACAGCAAATGCCAGAGGTGTGAGAATGACAGTGTAAGCTGTCATGAATCACTGTTCTTGCTTGAAATCATTGGGCAAACGCTCCATATTTGGAAGTGAAAAAAAGCACAACTTCCAGTAAGTGCTTTCAGCCACAGTTCTAAGTGTGAATAGGTTGCACATGTGCTGTGTAAGTGTGCCAAGGTTAGTTTGTAATTAAGCTGTACAAACACGCAAGATATAGTTGAGGATCTGCATTATGAATATTGTACTATCAGAATGTTAACACATGAACATGTGCCACAGGAATATGAGAGACACATGCAACGAAAGTATGAGGCTTCTCAGTTGAAGAT is a window from the Dermacentor variabilis isolate Ectoservices chromosome 3, ASM5094787v1, whole genome shotgun sequence genome containing:
- the LOC142575243 gene encoding T-cell activation inhibitor, mitochondrial-like; the protein is MSTRMSRSMVLWARFTFRFTGCSTCVRLSSVEAPRAVTWNDVSTALRPFYFIVHPDMFWNHPAEKQTNENSLKQLNAYIESLLQKQTARPLNLNFYLRQVKATTVPPQPFKNVQIKLASQNVHATVHDVLTSCSLPTDHLDSLNPKPQWKSASRKPEHRQSPTSAKYEYEPPVDDDFFARHEWTVDGRPSYNLGRFLRDNVHTARERSALSSPARAEAFRLSKETVTELGLEDLRWECDWGSGHYRGSLESFRRLCQQHPEVAASLRGRTLILGRTTGVSLDGHVVLSIEDVRHSWLSLLRSLARYDAYVRLVPPAERALSETLRGIRVEHRRFKPAVAAKAYVQQLSKLTVALHRHIWIKGFPSDWPARLTDHQLGVECEAGPLMLSPTGQFLAPASCPPALLLDFVGSQLSTAEQRRLLYRSQRRFETQLHQLCIETLNLESLSKEDDVTPDRMVLCCERLLRAALWLEPLLSGCRLHVSHYCSVLQDGLICLPWDWHE